Genomic DNA from Anaerolineales bacterium:
CGCTGCAGTTGAAGTACTTCAAACGCTTGGCGCCCAACGGGGCCAATGGGCAGGTGCTCACCCACTCCAACCATCTGGGCACCCATCTGGATGGCGAGATCCACTTTCATACCCCGGGCAAGGACATCGCCTCGCTGGACATGGACTTCTTGGTGCACGAGGCCGCCATTGTTGACCTGAGTGACATCAGCGGCGACTACGATGTGTACACCAGCAAGATGGTCGACGAACGGGTTGAGGTCCGTGAGGGTGACATTCTCATCATC
This window encodes:
- a CDS encoding cyclase family protein translates to MKFIDLTIPLGVATPPWPTYEPLQLKYFKRLAPNGANGQVLTHSNHLGTHLDGEIHFHTPGKDIASLDMDFLVHEAAIVDLSDISGDYDVYTSKMVDERVEVREGDILII